From the genome of Fusibacter sp. A1:
CTGCGCCTGCCTGGAATATCAGGCATTGAGCTTCTTAAGAAGATTAAACAGGTCGATAAGGATATTGTTGTGATTCTGATGACCGCCTTTGCGACTGTTGAGACGGCTATCGGTGCTATCAGAATGGGCGCATTTGACTATATCAGAAAGCCCTTTGACATTAACGAACTCACAGCGGCAGTCTATAAGGCAAAGCTTCTGCTCGAAGCCTCCTCACCGAGTATGATCTACTCCGAAGACATCCCCAACATTCTGGTCTCACATAGCGAGCCTATGAAAGAAGTAATCGGTCTGATAAAAAAAGTTGCGGCAAGTATGGCTACTGTCTATATCAACGGCGAAACAGGTGTCGGCAAGGAACTTGTGGCAAATGCCATACACGCCTCCTCAAATCGATATGATAAACCCTTCATTAAGGTAAATTGTTCCGCTTTCCCTGAAACGCTTTTAGAGAGTGAGTTGTTCGGTTATGAAAAAGGTGCCTTTACAGGAGCTTTTGCGAGAAAACTAGGTCGCTTTGAGCTTGCCAACACAGGTACTATCTTTTTGGATGAGATCGGTGATATCTCTCCACTCATTCAGCTTAAGCTTTTAAGAATCATTCAGCAAAAAGAATTTGAACGCTTAGGCGGCACTGAAACAATCGCGCTGGATGTCAGAATCATCACAGCGACCAATAAGGATTTAGAAGTCATGGTGAAAGAAGGTTCATTTAGAGAAGACCTCTATTACAGATTAAACGTCATCCCACTTCATATGCCATCGCTACGTGAACGACAGGATGATTTTGAAACACTGGTTCAAACCTTTTTAGTCCATATTTCAAATTTCTATGGAACACCCATAAAAAGTATTCAACCTAAGGCGATGGAACTACTTAAAAGCTACAACTGGCCTGGAAATGTCCGAGAGCTAGAAAACATCATCGAGAGACTAGTCGTCATCAGCGAAGGGCAAGTAATTGGCATTACGGACCTACCGGATAAGATCACTCAATCAACCACGCCTGTACAGCCGACCATCCTACTCGATGCTAAAGATTCAATTGAAGAGCATACCATTAAAAACGCGCTCAATCAGACAAACGGCAATATCACAAAAGCAGCAAGTCTTTTAGGCATCAGCAGGCGCTCACTACATCGAAAACTAAACAAATATGAACTTAATCAAGAATAAAGTGAGACACAAATGTCGCAATAGGGCATTTGTGTCTCACTTTATTTATTCTATCCTCACAAGAGGATTACCTTCATTATCAATTTGACAATTAATAAACAAGCAATGAGAACGTTTTCCTTTATTGTTTAAGGCAAGAGCATTATTGGCATGTCAATTGCAATAACCTACTGTGTAATTCTACGTTAAATACTAATCAAAAGGAGGAGACCTTATGGGTTTCGACACAGGCAGTACCGCATTTATGCTCTTATCAACTAGTTTAGTTATGCTGATGACACCAGGACTTGCATTTTTCTATGGTGGACTAGTTGGTAGAAAAAGCGTCTTGGCAATCATGATGCAAAGTTTTGTTTCACTTGGTATCACTACAATCATTTGGTTCACTGTCGGATATTCACTATGCTTTAGTGGCGATGTAGGTGGCGTCATCGGCAACTTCGACATGATGTTCCTAAAAGGAATTTCGATGACCGATGCCTTATCCCCAACAAACAATATTCCCTTACTTGTATTTGTAGCAT
Proteins encoded in this window:
- a CDS encoding sigma-54 dependent transcriptional regulator yields the protein MSKIRILVVEDELHLRDLVVKVLKNEDYHVESSKDAEDALQLLEDTSFDIVITDLRLPGISGIELLKKIKQVDKDIVVILMTAFATVETAIGAIRMGAFDYIRKPFDINELTAAVYKAKLLLEASSPSMIYSEDIPNILVSHSEPMKEVIGLIKKVAASMATVYINGETGVGKELVANAIHASSNRYDKPFIKVNCSAFPETLLESELFGYEKGAFTGAFARKLGRFELANTGTIFLDEIGDISPLIQLKLLRIIQQKEFERLGGTETIALDVRIITATNKDLEVMVKEGSFREDLYYRLNVIPLHMPSLRERQDDFETLVQTFLVHISNFYGTPIKSIQPKAMELLKSYNWPGNVRELENIIERLVVISEGQVIGITDLPDKITQSTTPVQPTILLDAKDSIEEHTIKNALNQTNGNITKAASLLGISRRSLHRKLNKYELNQE